The genomic region GCCGGAGAAGTATGTCGAACACCTGCACAAACTTCAGGGCTACAAGGCCAAGCGCGACGAGCTGCTCGCCGCGGCGGAGAAGGCGGAGGGCGTCGAGAAGGCCAAGCAGCTCGATCAGCTACTTGGGATGAGCGAAGAGGGGTTGATCGTGGAGAATGAGGACCAGGTGATGGAGCAGATCGTCGCGCTGGATGCGAACAACGAGGCGGGGCTGAAAGCCAAGTACCAGATCGTGGCGGTGCAGAACAAGGCGGGCAAGGCGCTTCAGTCCGGCCCGGCGGGCCTCGATGAGGCGATCAAGATCATCGACGACGCCTTCGCCAACCTCAAGCCGACCGGACAATCGGCTCAGGACCTGTACCTGATGCGGAGCCAGTGTCTGTATTACAAGAAGGACAAGGCGGGCGCCCTGAAGAATCTCAACGATGCGCTGGAGGCCGCGCCGCAGGGCGACAAGGTCGAGCTCATCAAGAACGTCAAGGACCGGCTGTTCAAGGACTGAGCCCGTCCCCGGAATCCCTGAAGCGGGAGATTGCGTCGGGCTTGAATGGCCCGCCGCAACGCCCTACAATCGCCGCTCTATCCCCGTGACGCCACGCCGCCGGTTCGTCGGTGCGTGAGTCACGCCGGGCCGCGTAGCCAAGTGGCCTAAGGCGACGGATTGCAAATCCGTTATCCGTGGGTTCAAATCCCACCGCGGCCTTTTTTGATTGGGTGATGCGGTGATGTGAATGCCGCTTCGGTACATCACCCTACCGCCACTTCTACTCATCCATGCGTCGGACAACGGTGATCGGATCGACGTGTCCGCCGGCGATGCCGTAGACGAAGTAGGCGTGGCATCCGATGCCGATGAGCACGGCGAGATGGAACACCTCGTGCGGACCGATCACGTTCGGCCAGATCCACGGCCATCGCACGAACTCGCACACCGCGCCGATCGTGTACGCCAGACCGCCCCAGACGATCGGCCGCACATACGCCCATCCGAACCGCCGCCACAACGCCGCACCGCTGACGAGGCCCAGCCAGCCGAGTACCAGGTACATGCTCAGCGACATCCATTCGGGCACATCATCGAAGAAGATCGACTTGAGCGTGATCGCCGTCGCCGCCATGGCCCACACGCCGCCGATCATACCCCACCGCATCCAACCGCGGAACAGCAGGCCGTGCACGATCGTGAGCGTGCCGGCGATCAGCGAGAAGATCGCGGCGTGATCGAGTCGCTGGAGCACCTCGCGGCCGGCGCCTTCGCCGAGCAGGTGATACACGCCGCTCATCGAAAGTTGGAAGATCACGGTGAAAGCGAATAGCGCGGCGATAAACACGCGACCCGCATGCCCCCGCGCCCGGCGCATCAGCGGCACGGTGAGCACCAGCGCGATCCCCGCGCCGATCAGATGCGAAAGCGAACTGAACGGCTCGTAAAAACCGGGAATGGGCTCAATGATCTGTTGAGCGAGCGCGAGCATCCCCGCAGCATACTGACACGCGGCGATTGCTCAACGTGGCTCATCGCAGCGGCGGCGGGCCATCGGGCGGGCCGAACCCGCCGGGGCCTCCGGGGCCGGGGCCTGGCCCGCGCCGTTCGCCTCCCGGGCCGCCGGCGGGCGGGCCGTGGCGGAAGGACGGATCGGGCGTGCCTCGGAAAAAGCGCGGGACGAAGGGGTACGTGCGGGTCAGGTAATAGTGGTAGATGCCCTTGGGGTATTCGGGTGTGACGCCGACGCGGCCGTTGCATTCATCGAGATCGCCGAGGCCTTTGACGTATTCGAAATCCTGCACATACGTGCCGTCATACGCGCCGCCGGGGGCCTTGTCGCCGCCGGGGCGCTGGCCGTGCTTGAGGCGATAGCTGGACTGCATTTCGCGCGTGCCGGAGTTGGGGTTGTTCGGATCGACGTAGCCATATCGGGCGTAAATCGGGAACCCGTCGGCGGCGTAACCGACGAGCGTCATCCGCTGACCTTCCCTGAGCGAGGCGATGAGCCCGGTGGGCAGGCCGTGATAGTGGTACGCGCCGGTGGGCTGGACATGGGCGTTGTTGGCGTCGAGGCCGAGGTTGATCTTGCCGGACAGCGCATCGTAGTTCCACAATTCATCGGGCGGGCCGGCCCCCGGGCCCATGCGGCCGCGTCCGTTGGGCGTCCATATCTCCGCCGTGCCCGGATCGAAGGGCACGCCGTTGATCGCCACGCCGAACAGGTTGCCGCGCAGCGGCGTGATGCGGTCGGCGACGCGCGGGGTCATCGTGACATGAAACTCGTACTTCTGTTCCGACACCGTGTTGGGGTTCCCGCGGTTGGGGAATTCGCCCATCACGTGATTCGGAATACCGTTGGAACGGATGGTGCGGACGCCGTCGTGTTCGGCGATGGCGACACGGGACTCGAAAGCCCGCTGCTGCTGCGCCGCGGCGATGGCGCCGAGAACCAGCACGGCGATCACCAGGGCCGGTCGGACAAGCGTGCCGAGGGACGAACGGGAAGTCGGTTGCATGGGGACCTCGCGGTCGGAAGGTACGGTGTGAGTAGATCACTATGTACCTACACGCGGGGCGCGTGTCGAATTGCGCAGGGGGCCCATGCCTGGAAGGCCTGAGCTTCATTCAAATGCGTGCGTTACTTGCCGGAGGCCTGAGCCGGGACGTTCTGCTCGCGGTCGATTTTCAGGAGGATCGTTTCGAGTCGCGAGCGGACTTCGGCCATGGACTCGGGGCGGTCTTCGGGGAGGAACTGAAGGCAGTGGAGGACGAGACTGTTGAGCCCGAGGGGGACTTTGGGGTTGAGGTCGACGGGCGGTCGAAGCTCCATGTCCTCCTTGCGGATCATTTCGCCGGAGCCGCCCTTGGGGATGAGCGTGGGGATGTGCGAATCGGTGAGGCACCAGTACATGGTGGCGCCGAAGTTGAAGATGTCGGTCTTGCCGGTCAGGGCGATGCGGTGGACCTGCTCGGGGGCGATGTAGTCGGGCGTGCCCTGGATGCGGTCCTTGACCGCGCCCATGCGGCAGGCCTGCCCCAGGTCGATGATCTTCACCTCGCCACGGTCGGTGAGGAGGATGTTGTTGGGCTTGATGTCGGCGTGGACGTAGCCGGCCTTGTGCATGGCGGCGAGCCCGCTGGCGACGGCGAGGAAGACGCGCACCAGCTCGCGCATGTTCGTGGGCTTGTTCTGCACGAGACTGCGCCCATCGACAAGTTCCATGACCAGCATGGCTTCGGAGAGCGAGAAGAACTTGCGGACGCGTTTGACTTTGTAGCAGCGGCGGATGGTCGGGTGATCGACGGCCTTGGAGACTTCGTATTCGATCAACACCTGATCGACGAACTTCTGCTGTTCGGGCCGCTCGCGGACGACGCGCTTGAGGGCGAAAAGCTGATGATCCCGTTTCTGCTGGACGGCGTAGATGGTGCTGCCGGCGCCGTGTCCGAGCACCGCGACGACGTTGTATCCGCCAATCCGTTCAATTTTCCCGGCCAGGTTCGCCACGATTCCCCTCTTTCAAACAGCATCGCCGCTTGCGCGTATGCATCAGGTCCCAGAGTTCGTCCGTCAATCCGAGTGCCATAAGAACAAGCTTTACGACTTCGCCAATGATCGACCGAAGCGGCGTCCAACTGAACTGCCCGCCCCTGACTCGGATCATTCTATCCTAACAATTGGATTAGCGGACGTCCAGATCAAGAAGCTGCTGACGGAAGGAACTGGCCGGGAAAAGCAGGCCCGGGCTGTCCGTCGAAGTGATATTCGAAAGCAGCAGGACGCGGTCGGAGGGAATGTGCAGGCGGTACTGAAGCGCGGTGACGAGGCGTAGAAGCTGATCCATCTGCATCGAGGTCGGAGCGGCCTGATTACCGTCGCCGATGAGGCAGACATGAATGGCATGCCGGTTGTACCACGCGTCATCGGCGGTGCCACGGACCGCCGCGGCGTCCATCTGGCGTGACCAGCGGTAGCCCGTCTGAATTTCGCCATCGGGGGCGCCGTCGCCGTTGCCGATCACGAAATCGTAGACGAGCCCGCCGTAGCCGAGCTGCTGATGAGCGGCGCCGAGCGTGCGGGCGTCGCCGTGCGTGGTGCGCGAATCATGGACGACGATCGCCTGCCAGCGGCCGGCTTCGATCGGGGCTTGGGTGGCGAAGAGCGTATCGGCCCCGCGCGGACCGGCATCCAGCACCGTCAAGACCGGCCCGACCGACGGCGCCAAAGGAGCCGGTTCGAGCATCAAAAGCACCCCGCTCACGAACGTCATCGAGACAATCAACGCGACCCAGACCACGACGGTGCGGCGGTCGAAAAGGTTCGCGTTGGGCTTGGCTCTGGGGGGCACTTATTTCACCTTATCGCAGGGGGCGAATGTGGATACACGATACGTCGGCATGATATGCGGGAAAACTTGCGTAAATCTGTCGATGTACTCAAAAAAGTCACAAAATCGTCGGATAACCAGCCGGTCAGTTGGCCGGCGGGGTCAGCCGATCGCGCAGGGCCGGTTCATTGCCGCCGTAGGCGTTCTGCTCTTCCTGCGGGATATAGCGTCCGCGGAGCCGGTCGTAGCGTTCGTACTGCGTGCGCGGGAGATCCTTGGGGAAAAGCGGCTTTTCGCAGCCGCTGAGCACGGCAGCGGCAAAGACGAGGCATGTGATGATCAACAGTTGCTTCATGGGACGATCCCGCTCCGTCGGGGTGGCGATACAAGCGCCAGTTTACTTGCCGGCGGGCAAACTTTCCAGTGACTTGGCGACGATGGTGCATTGACCGGGCGACTTGCCGCGCCTTGAATGCGACAACGCCGCGGGGACGTATCGCGGCAGAGGCATACCGACAACTGAAAGGCCCGGTTCATGGTGGAACGCAAGGGCGATCGGTGGCGATTCGATCTGCGCTGCCCGGGGGCACGGTGGGTGTGTCTCGTGGGCGATTTCAATCAGTGGTCGCGGTCGCAGACGCCGATGCACCCGGCGGCGCTCAACCATTTCGTCTGCCACCTCAAGCTCCCGCCGGGCAAGTACTGCTTCCGCTATCTGACGTCCAACCGCGGATGGCTGACGGATTGGGCGGCGTTCGGCGTGGAGAAAAATTACCTGGGCGAGTGGGACTCGGTGCTGTATGTGCCGCCGGCGCACGGTGTCATCCCCCCGCCGTCGCCGACGATCACCACCGAGGTGCACGATCTGACGGAATTGCCGGTGTTGCTCAACGCCCCGCCGGTCAGGGCGCGCTGAACAGGGCCGCCGTGACGTTCTGTCCGCCCAGCAGCAGCTTGCCATCGAGGATGTTCATGCGATAGAGCGGTCCGCCGGCGCTGATGGCCTGATCGAACTGAATCGACCCGCCGTTGCGATCGAGGAAGTAGAGCCGGCGGGCATGCGGGTCGGTGAACTGCCCGTCCGCCGGCGCCGCCAGCAGCACGACGTAACGATCCGTCAACGATGCACTGACGAACTGGTGCGGCTCCGTCACCGCGTCGCGCCACTTCACCACGCCGTCATCCCCCGCAACGACGCAACCGTTGGCGCCGACAAGCATCCATGTGTCCATGTCCGACGTGACCGTCAGCGGCGCGTTGAGCGTGTCACGGAGCGGCAGCCGGTTCATCACCCGCCCGTCCGCCAGATCGATCCACAACAGGTCGCCGTCCTGCGTCATCGCCGCCAACCGGTCCGACCCGAGCCACGCCCCGTCCGCACCGACCATCCGCACGCCCGGCTCGCTCACCCACATCGACTGCCCCCGGTTCAGATCGAACGCCTCGATCTGCATCGAGCTGATGTAAAGCAGTTCGCTCTCGTCGGTCAGGCCCATCCATGTGATGTTCTGGTTATGCGCCTTGAGCAGCTTGTGAATGAGTTGGCCCGTGTTCGCGTCGTAGACGCACAGCAGCGGCGCCTCGTCTTCGTCCGTCCCGCAGATCATCAGGTACCGGCTGTCCATGCGGATCAGGTCCGCCTTGCGCACGATGCTCGCCGCTTGCCAGCGCACCTTGCCGTTGTCCGCGTTGAAGACCACGATGCGCCCGCGCGGATCGACCACGCTGATGGCCAGATCGCTGATCGCCACCATCGGCCCCGGCTCACGCTGCGGCTCCGCCTCAAGCTGCTGACGCAGCGCCCCGCCCAACTGCAATTTCACCACGCCGATGCCCGGCCCGATCATCCGCCGGAACTGCGCTTCCTGCGGCGTCCGTGCACGCTCGGGCGCATTGATCGCCGCCAACTTCTGCGACACCTCATCCTCATGCCACGCCAGCGTCCCGTCGCTCGCCGACAGCATCGCCATCCGCTGCGAATCCGGGTACCACAACCACACCTGATTGCGGTCCATCGACAGAAGCTGCACTTCCTCTTCGCCCTCCAGCGGCCGCGTCCACACCACCGACAAATCCGTCGCCCGCCGTAACTGCAACGCCTCCGGCAGACGCAGCAGAATCGTCGAGGCGGGCATCGCATCGGGGTCCTGCTGGATGGGCTCGAGCACTTCGCCGTCGAAGGTCATGACGTTGCCCGTGAACGGCGGGTTGATGCGCGTCATCGCGCCCAGCGACACCGCCGACTGCGCCAGTTCCTTCATCCACGCCACCGCATCGACCGGCTGACCCTTGCGGACCGGCTGCACCCCCGGATGCGCCGCCGTCAGACTCCGCAGCACGCGCCGCGCCCGGTTGGGCTGCTGCGCCGCTTCAAAAAGCTCCGCCTGCCGGCCGTACAGCTTGCCGAGCATTGCTTCGTCAGTGGTGAGTTGCGACGCACGACGGAGCAGTGCGACCGCTTCGCGTCCGTTGCCCGCTGAAGCCGTCCGCTCCGCCGCCAGCATCAACGCCTGCGGCGCGACCGTCGACAACGGATACGCCTCCGCCAGTTCGATCAGCGCCTCCGCGTCCGTCTGATTCGCCAGTTCCTTAAGCCGCTGATCCGCAAACGCCTCGTAAGGCGCATACGCTTCGCGCCCCGCCTGCCCGATCAACGCCGTCAGCCGCCGCTGCGCCTCGAGCCCCGCCTGGCGCGAGCCGTTGTCATGCGTGTAAAGACGCCGGCGATACGTCGGTTCCGCGAGAATCGTCTGATACTGCTCGATGGCGTCCTTGATGTTGTGCAGCGATTCAAAATGCTTCGCCAGCGCCAATCGATACGTCACTTCCTGATCCGGCGAACTGGTCACCGCGGCCAGGCGATCGAAAAGCTGCTGACGCAATTCGTGATTGGATGCGTCGACCTGCTCGGTCATCGCCAGAAGCTGATCGAACAATTCGCCGCCGCGCTCGCCGGGCTTCTGAGCCGTGACGATCGCCACGGCCTTGTCGATGGCGTCCGTCAGCGTGTCGAGCCGCTGATTGTTCAGGGCCAGCCATGCCAGCGCCATCCACGGCCGGGCGTCGTCAGGATGATCGGCCGCACGCTTGTGAAGCTGCTCCGACGCCACCGCCCAGCTCGAATAGCTGCTCACGCCCGTGCGGTCGACCGTGACAAGCTGTCCGTCCATCGCCAGCACGCTCGCCGGCATCGGCACATTCATGCGCGTCACCAGCTTGCCGTCCGTCAGATTCAACAGCTCCAGGTGATCGCCCACCGGCAGATACATCTGATCGCCCGCAATCGCAGCGCGGCCCACCATCGTCGACATGCGCGACTCGTACATCCAGATCGGATCGAGCGTGCGCCCGTTGAACCGGCCGACGTTCGAACCGACCGCCAGCACGTCGGACCCGAACTTGCTCAGATAGCGCGGCGAGCCCCAGCGCGCCGCCGGGAAACTCTGCGTGACCTTGCCCGTGCCCGGGTCGAACACGCGGATAAGCCCCGCCCAGTCGTCGTAGACGATCACCCCTGCCGCCGTGATGACCGGCGCCGATGCGTCCCAGGGATAATGCGTCGACTGAAGCGTCTGATCTTCATTGATGGGCACCAGCGTCAGCCA from Planctomycetota bacterium harbors:
- a CDS encoding DNA-binding protein, with amino-acid sequence MLALAQQIIEPIPGFYEPFSSLSHLIGAGIALVLTVPLMRRARGHAGRVFIAALFAFTVIFQLSMSGVYHLLGEGAGREVLQRLDHAAIFSLIAGTLTIVHGLLFRGWMRWGMIGGVWAMAATAITLKSIFFDDVPEWMSLSMYLVLGWLGLVSGAALWRRFGWAYVRPIVWGGLAYTIGAVCEFVRWPWIWPNVIGPHEVFHLAVLIGIGCHAYFVYGIAGGHVDPITVVRRMDE
- a CDS encoding PQQ-binding-like beta-propeller repeat protein, coding for MRRSTDRRCGRLLLRWLVLIAVVCLPVGQAGRVRGADVYVQDSPAAAELLETARDRVSKGELDEAARMVQKIFDEHGGKLLELGNGSYSESRRVAAKFLNDNPPLRDLYQQLYEPAAKAALSEAGSDPTKLTEVLHRYPLTQSGLEAGLRLAGLALESGAADAASVVLAQLADHPLRGKDELTWNQLQAASAILQGDANQFRASRAMIEKSGNTAALRQLDELAAAVTPRRETAAMTPLDPQPAAHPPTDISKPLWRVDIGGAERYLVDQYQTDRAQIDSAAEEGRYLNILPLVSDSMLFINDAHTLYALEPSSGREIWRRTAIEIDEDTQSVARPYSRWLPYGVDMNLAAVSEDRLVAVCGFSAMVTNYMYFRTPAESQLVCVDARTGKLLWSRLPDEIDNDADGGFWYGRPIVSRGRAYVTLRRRQRTQFQDVYVVAVDLRNGDMLWKRHLASTAMSDRNMVPSLSHMTLREGYLYVDSSLGAVAKVSAADGSIDWLTLVPINEDQTLQSTHYPWDASAPVITAAGVIVYDDWAGLIRVFDPGTGKVTQSFPAARWGSPRYLSKFGSDVLAVGSNVGRFNGRTLDPIWMYESRMSTMVGRAAIAGDQMYLPVGDHLELLNLTDGKLVTRMNVPMPASVLAMDGQLVTVDRTGVSSYSSWAVASEQLHKRAADHPDDARPWMALAWLALNNQRLDTLTDAIDKAVAIVTAQKPGERGGELFDQLLAMTEQVDASNHELRQQLFDRLAAVTSSPDQEVTYRLALAKHFESLHNIKDAIEQYQTILAEPTYRRRLYTHDNGSRQAGLEAQRRLTALIGQAGREAYAPYEAFADQRLKELANQTDAEALIELAEAYPLSTVAPQALMLAAERTASAGNGREAVALLRRASQLTTDEAMLGKLYGRQAELFEAAQQPNRARRVLRSLTAAHPGVQPVRKGQPVDAVAWMKELAQSAVSLGAMTRINPPFTGNVMTFDGEVLEPIQQDPDAMPASTILLRLPEALQLRRATDLSVVWTRPLEGEEEVQLLSMDRNQVWLWYPDSQRMAMLSASDGTLAWHEDEVSQKLAAINAPERARTPQEAQFRRMIGPGIGVVKLQLGGALRQQLEAEPQREPGPMVAISDLAISVVDPRGRIVVFNADNGKVRWQAASIVRKADLIRMDSRYLMICGTDEDEAPLLCVYDANTGQLIHKLLKAHNQNITWMGLTDESELLYISSMQIEAFDLNRGQSMWVSEPGVRMVGADGAWLGSDRLAAMTQDGDLLWIDLADGRVMNRLPLRDTLNAPLTVTSDMDTWMLVGANGCVVAGDDGVVKWRDAVTEPHQFVSASLTDRYVVLLAAPADGQFTDPHARRLYFLDRNGGSIQFDQAISAGGPLYRMNILDGKLLLGGQNVTAALFSAP
- a CDS encoding thioredoxin fold domain-containing protein, which translates into the protein MRQRLSALLVLALVASNVFAGGEGWSSDMKASMAKAAAEKKDMILDFTGSDWCIWCKRLNGEVFSQEAFKNSIPNEFVLVELDFPNDKSKLSAETQAQNKEWMEKFGVTGFPTIILTDASGKPYAKTGYQEGGPEKYVEHLHKLQGYKAKRDELLAAAEKAEGVEKAKQLDQLLGMSEEGLIVENEDQVMEQIVALDANNEAGLKAKYQIVAVQNKAGKALQSGPAGLDEAIKIIDDAFANLKPTGQSAQDLYLMRSQCLYYKKDKAGALKNLNDALEAAPQGDKVELIKNVKDRLFKD
- a CDS encoding YHYH protein, which codes for MQPTSRSSLGTLVRPALVIAVLVLGAIAAAQQQRAFESRVAIAEHDGVRTIRSNGIPNHVMGEFPNRGNPNTVSEQKYEFHVTMTPRVADRITPLRGNLFGVAINGVPFDPGTAEIWTPNGRGRMGPGAGPPDELWNYDALSGKINLGLDANNAHVQPTGAYHYHGLPTGLIASLREGQRMTLVGYAADGFPIYARYGYVDPNNPNSGTREMQSSYRLKHGQRPGGDKAPGGAYDGTYVQDFEYVKGLGDLDECNGRVGVTPEYPKGIYHYYLTRTYPFVPRFFRGTPDPSFRHGPPAGGPGGERRGPGPGPGGPGGFGPPDGPPPLR
- a CDS encoding protein kinase produces the protein MVANLAGKIERIGGYNVVAVLGHGAGSTIYAVQQKRDHQLFALKRVVRERPEQQKFVDQVLIEYEVSKAVDHPTIRRCYKVKRVRKFFSLSEAMLVMELVDGRSLVQNKPTNMRELVRVFLAVASGLAAMHKAGYVHADIKPNNILLTDRGEVKIIDLGQACRMGAVKDRIQGTPDYIAPEQVHRIALTGKTDIFNFGATMYWCLTDSHIPTLIPKGGSGEMIRKEDMELRPPVDLNPKVPLGLNSLVLHCLQFLPEDRPESMAEVRSRLETILLKIDREQNVPAQASGK